A single window of Zea mays cultivar B73 chromosome 10, Zm-B73-REFERENCE-NAM-5.0, whole genome shotgun sequence DNA harbors:
- the LOC100304388 gene encoding uncharacterized protein LOC100304388, which produces MADLLSFLKTILEAGFSIMSALEKAGHNADDCRRIGQLLQTLSAIANAKYLEDNTTKGLKETLQRASEIVKTCNRKTLVSRAFKANQIADELRGVCIDILLNLNTVLLANVADIKKTVTHTNSMLAQILEICAANPDVRLLRQKV; this is translated from the exons ATGGCCGATCTGCTGAGCTTCCTGAAGACGATCTTGGAGGCCGGGTTCAGTATAATGAGCGCGCTGGAGAAGGCTGGCCACAACGCGGACGACTGCCGCAGGATCGGTCAGCTCCTGCAAACACTGAGTGCCATCGCTAACGCCAAGTACCTGGAG GACAACACGACCAAAGGTCTGAAGGAGACCCTCCAGCGCGCGTCCGAGATCGTCAAGACGTGCAACCGCAAGACCTTGGTGAGCCGTGCCTTCAAGGCCAATCAAATCGCCGACGAGCTGCGCGGGGTTTGCATTGACATATTGCTGAACCTGAATACGGTGCTCCTTGCCAACGTGGCCGACATTAAGAAAACTGTTACCCACACTAACTCAATGTTGGCCCAAATTTTGGAAATATGTGCTGCTAATCCCGATGTTCGTCTGCTACGGCAAAAGGTATAG